GGCATCTTCTGCGCACCCACGACGGGGTCCGCGGCCGCGTCGTACTGGATGGGGCCCTCGACGAGCAGCTCGGGCTGCCGCTCGCGCACGAGCGCGGTCGCGGCGCGCACCTTGTCGACGTCGGCGCCGGAGCCGGACTCGCCCGTCGAGTAGCTCAGCATCGCGACCCGCGGCTCGATCCCGAACTGCGCGGCCGTCTCGGCCGAGGAGATCGCGATGTCGGCGAGCTGCTCGCTCGTCGGGTCGGGGATCACGGCGCAGTCGCCGTAGGCGAGCACGCGGTCGGCGAGGGCCATGAGGAACACGGAGGAGACGACCGAGACGCCGGGACGGGTCTTGATGATCTCGAAGGCCGGCCGGATGGTGTGCGCCGTGGTGTGCTTCGCGCCCGACACCATCGCATCCGCGAGCCCCAGATGCACCATGAGCGTGCCGAAGTAGGAGACGTCGACGACCGTGTCGAGGGCCTGCTCGACCGTGAGGCCCTTGTGGGCGCGGACCCGCGCGTACTCCTCGGCGAAGCGCTGCCGGAGCTCGGGGTCGGAGGTGCTCACGATACGCGCCGCCGCGAGGTCGAGGCCGAGCTCGGTCGCGCGGCCGCGGATCGCCGCCTCCTCGCCGAGGATCGTCAGCTCGGCGACGCCGCGCTGCAGCACGGTCGCCGCCGCCCGCAGCACGCGGTCGTCGTCGCCCTCCGGCAGCACGATGTGCCGGCGGTCGGCGCGCGCCCGGTCGATGAGCCCGTGCTCGAACATGAGCGGCGTGACGGCGCTCGGCGGGGCGAGGTCGAGCAGCGCCGTCAGCGTCTCGCCGTCGACCGCCTCCTCGAAGAGCGCGAGGGCGCGATCGTGCTTGCGGGGCGAGTCGGCCGCGAGCCGCCCCCGGGTGCGGGTGATGCGCACCGCCGTGTCGAAGGTGCCGCTCTCGCAGCGCGCGATCGGCAGCGGCGAGCCGAGGCCGTCGAGGAGGCGCTCGATGGCGGGGTCGAGGTCCATCCCGCCGTTGAGGATGACGCCCGCGACCGAGGGGAAGGTGCCGGAGGCGTGGGCCAGCAGGGTGCCGACGAGGACATCGGAGCGGTCCGCCGGCACGACCACTGCGGCGCCCTCGAGGAGCCGGGGCAGGACGTTGTCGAGGGTCATCGCGCCGATCACCGTGCCGAGCACCTCACGGTCGAGGAGGTCCGCATCCCCGCGGATCACCTCCCCGTCGAGCGCCTCCACGACGGCGCGGAAGGAGGGCGCGACGAGCACCGGGTCCTCCGGCACCGCCCAGACGTGCACGCGCGCCTCGCCCTCGTCGAACGACGCCTCGACGCCCTGCACGATCTCCGCGAGGTGCTCGGCGTCGGCGCGGTTCACGACGACCGCGAGGAGGGAGGCGTGCTGGCCGGCGAGCTCGGAGCGGGTCACCTCCGCGACCTGGCGGAGCTCGCCCGGAGTCCGGGCGTCCGAGCCGTCGCTCGTGCGCCCGCCGAGCACGAGGAGGACGGGGGCGCCGAGGTTCGCGGCGACGCGCGCGTTGAAGCTCAGCTCGGTCGGGCTGCCGACGTCGGTGTAGTCGGAGCCGACGATGACGACCGCGTCGAAGCGCTCCTCGACGGCGGCGAAGCGGGCGATGATCTCGGCGAGCGCCGCATCCGGGTCGGTGTGGACGCGCTCGTAGGTGGTGCCGATCGCCTCCTCGTAGTCGAGATCGGCGTCGGCCTGGGCGAGGAGCAGCTCGAGCACGTAGTCGCGCTCACCGGCCGTCCGAGAGGACCGGGCGATGGGGCGGAACACCCCCACCCGCTCGGCCGTGCGCTGCAGGAGCCCGAGGACGCCGAGCGCGACGGTGGACTTCCCGGCGTGCCCCTCGGCGGAGGTGATGTAGATCCGCGTCGTCATGAGGCGAGCCTAGGGAGATCGGGTGTCGCGCGGCTGTGAGTGCCTCGGCGTCGAGGGAGGCGGGTGGATGCCGGTATGCTCTACTCCAGGCCGCGCCCCGGTGCGGCTGCTGGAGGATTCGCCTAGTGGCCTATGGCGCACGCTTGGAAAGCGTGTTGGGTGAAAGCCCTCGGGGGTTCGAATCCCCCATCCTCCGCTCAAGTTCTTCACGGACGGCGCATTGCGTTCGCCGCCTCGCATCGGCTCGGCACGTCAACCGGCCCGATCGGCGATGGCGGGAAAACTCGGTGACGATGCGTACAAGATCTTCCCGGCGCTCTCGAGCAGCAATGAGTTCTTGGCCGCATCGAGTGAACGCTGGCTGACGCCCTGCTTGTTGAGGCTCTCCATGACCAGGACGCCGAGACTGCGGTCTGCGTGATCAATCCGAAAACCGCAGATGCTCCTCGACCGCGTCGATACCGCACGGGCCTCCTCCTCGGTGAACCCGTAGTGCTCGACTTGATGCCGGATCCCCTCGTCGGGTGACTCGGGCAGCCGACGCACGAATTCCTCTCGCCCTTGCCAGGCGCGGCCGATGACCCCCTGGACTGAGGGGTATGTGGTCCGCTTGACCTTGGCCAGCTCAGGGTTGCTCGAGTACCGAGCGAGGATGACGAACTCCTCGCCGTGTTGCAGGTAGATCGAGACACGCTGGTGCGAGCTGTCGAGCTCGCAGTGCCTGGCGAGCCGGACGAGGAGCGAATGGAGGGCGGATTCCAGCGCGGAAGAGGTCTGAGCGGATACGGCTTCTGCTCGCTCCATCCGCCGGACCGCCTCGGCGTAGGTAGGACGCACGACGAAGCGGAGGGCGAATCCGACCAGCCCGAAGATGACGCCGGTGATGGTGAGCGCAGGACGCGCTTCGGCCAGCCGAAGCGCCGGCTCCGGTCCGACCACGGCCGGAAGCCAGTCGGAGTCCGCGATCCCAGCCGCCGTGAGCGATGCGGCTCCGGCCGAGAGGAGGATCCAACTCGCGTTGGCACGGAAGGACCCGACGAGCCGGTCGGCGACTCGATGGCGCAGGGGCGCCGTCGTGTCGGCCATCAGACCGCGGACAACATCGATTCCCGCAAATCGAGCCCCGGTCTCGTCGCACCCCGCCCGACGATCCCGAACGCAGTCTCGAGGAGCTCATCTGCAAAGTCGTCGAGATACTTCGCATTCGGACCGTCGAAGACGATCTGGACGATGAGCTCGCCCGGGCGCGCGCCGATCGCGACCCCGATCTCGGCGACCCCGGGGTGCGCCGACACGACCTCGCTGAGGGCCGCCTCGAGCGCGGCGCGGGCCGCCTCTGCCGACTCGAACCCGCTGTGCGCCACGATCGTCTCGCCTCGGTATCTCATACCGTTCCCTTCTGATCAGCGCCCGGCCAGGTTGTCACTCGACAAGCTACACCGCGCCCCC
The Homoserinibacter sp. YIM 151385 DNA segment above includes these coding regions:
- the pta gene encoding phosphate acetyltransferase; protein product: MTTRIYITSAEGHAGKSTVALGVLGLLQRTAERVGVFRPIARSSRTAGERDYVLELLLAQADADLDYEEAIGTTYERVHTDPDAALAEIIARFAAVEERFDAVVIVGSDYTDVGSPTELSFNARVAANLGAPVLLVLGGRTSDGSDARTPGELRQVAEVTRSELAGQHASLLAVVVNRADAEHLAEIVQGVEASFDEGEARVHVWAVPEDPVLVAPSFRAVVEALDGEVIRGDADLLDREVLGTVIGAMTLDNVLPRLLEGAAVVVPADRSDVLVGTLLAHASGTFPSVAGVILNGGMDLDPAIERLLDGLGSPLPIARCESGTFDTAVRITRTRGRLAADSPRKHDRALALFEEAVDGETLTALLDLAPPSAVTPLMFEHGLIDRARADRRHIVLPEGDDDRVLRAAATVLQRGVAELTILGEEAAIRGRATELGLDLAAARIVSTSDPELRQRFAEEYARVRAHKGLTVEQALDTVVDVSYFGTLMVHLGLADAMVSGAKHTTAHTIRPAFEIIKTRPGVSVVSSVFLMALADRVLAYGDCAVIPDPTSEQLADIAISSAETAAQFGIEPRVAMLSYSTGESGSGADVDKVRAATALVRERQPELLVEGPIQYDAAADPVVGAQKMPGSEVAGRATVFVFPDLNTGNNTYKAVQRSAGAVAMGPVLQGLNKPINDLSRGALVRDIVNTIAITAIQAQAAEKGGA